In a genomic window of Erigeron canadensis isolate Cc75 chromosome 5, C_canadensis_v1, whole genome shotgun sequence:
- the LOC122598850 gene encoding disease resistance protein RPM1 gives MADGAVNFLLEKLTMILMQEASLLGDSQTDVETIKLELEIMRSCIRDAERTMSKSDLVETWVRQVREVAQKVEDVLDEYVYYKDLEHEEDKKGSRNLVQDIIKVPVHMRRRRKISTKLQKLRAEVHEVCERRKKYTFNENTNEWGGRNPPIGWWQRQEELSLFVAEDEIVGMDDNKETMMEWLMNSDPRRMVISVVGMGGLGKTTLVTKVYNDPVIQRYFDCWAWVSVSQTNGIDELLRSMIKKLFGAKSVRVPSDLGMMTYRDLMEMLIDHLHKKRYVIILDDVWEILLWPRIRSAFPENDLGSRVIFTTRNDDVAISVGPGKLVLRLEPLGEHDSWALFCRKAFWSDLGHCCPIELEELARAITTKCGGLPLAIVAIGGLVCSRNKTGVELKKIYDSLNWELSNNPVLESVKGILTLSFNDLPFYLKHCFLYCCVFRDGYPIKRKKLIRLWVAEGFILERKGVTIEEVAEEYLTELSLRSMIQVTETNDTGRVKTFRVHDVMRELAMTTSEKDNFCSAYDDREARLVSKVQRLSIYIRNGNIHLSNTLSRHLRAFFVFQMETNLTFSINAVLSSFKLLKVLELEGVSVDVIPNAVVGLFNLRYLNLRETSIDKLPKSMGRLRNLQTLDIRNTNLGKLPSGILDIPRLRHLLLCRPKTSIFHCGLPVAAVITKIQSLQTLALIEAEKELIQKLENLTSLKRLDITTLKAIDGPKLCSSVKKMTNLRRLSITASTDTEELVLESLTSPPVFLQKLTLVGQLSKLPLWMKSLANLTHLYLCCSSLGDDVLSSIHSLPTLAFLELKNACRCKFLHFIAGGFKKLNTMRLLELVELSGLRLEKGALPSIKDLNLVRCREMRSSLQGIEHLTSLQKLHLEEMPAELVQRLRSNEQANLQHINTISLVYLSGESRVVETLFKL, from the coding sequence ATGGCAGACGGTGCTGTGAACTTCCTACTGGAAAAGCTGACAATGATCCTAATGCAAGAAGCATCATTGCTAGGAGATTCACAAACTGATGTTGAGACAATAAAGCTTGAGCTAGAAATCATGAGATCTTGCATACGAGACGCGGAAAGAACGATGTCCAAGAGCGATTTAGTGGAAACATGGGTGAGACAAGTCAGAGAAGTTGCACAGAAAGTAGAAGATGTGCTAGATGAATACGTTTACTATAAAGATTTGGAACACGAAGAAGATAAAAAGGGGTCAAGGAATTTGGTTCAAGACATCATCAAGGTTCCAGTGCATATGAGAAGAAGGCGTAAAATCTCTACTAAGCTTCAAAAGCTTAGAGCAGAGGTTCACGAGGTTTGCGAACGAAGAAAGAAGTATACATTTAATGAGAATACTAATGAGTGGGGAGGCAGGAATCCTCCAATTGGTTGGTGGCAGCGTCAAGAAGAACTGTCATTATTTGTTGCTGAAGATGAGATAGTGGGAATGGATGATAACAAAGAAACAATGATGGAATGGTTAATGAACAGTGATCCTAGACGGATGGTTATATCTGTTGTGGGAATGGGTGGGTTAGGGAAGACAACTTTAGTTACTAAAGTCTACAATGATCCGGTGATTCAACGATATTTTGATTGTTGGGCATGGGTATCTGTATCTCAAACTAACGGGATTGATGAGTTGTTAAGATCCATGATCAAGAAATTGTTTGGTGCAAAAAGTGTAAGAGTTCCTAGCGATTTGGGAATGATGACTTACAGGGACTTAATGGAAATGCTTATCGACCATCTACATAAGAAAAGGTATGTTATTATATTAGATGATGTTTGGGAGATACTTCTTTGGCCTAGAATAAGAAGTGCATTTCCAGAAAATGATCTTGGAAGCAGAGTAATATTCACAACTAGAAACGATGATGTAGCGATATCAGTAGGACCAGGGAAGCTTGTTCTTCGTCTAGAACCTCTTGGAGAGCACGATTCATGGGCTCTTTTTTGTAGAAAGGCATTTTGGAGTGATTTAGGCCATTGTTGTCCGATTGAACTAGAAGAGTTAGCTCGGGCGATTACTACGAAATGCGGGGGGTTGCCGCTTGCCATAGTGGCAATTGGAGGCCTTGTGTGCTCAAGAAACAAAACCGGTGTAGAGTTGAAGAAAATATATGATAGCCTAAACTGGGAATTGAGCAATAATCCTGTGCTTGAAAGTGTTAAAGGGATCTTGACCTTGAGCTTTAACGATCTACCATTCTACTTAAAGCACTGTTTCTTGTATTGTTGTGTTTTTCGTGATGGGTATccaattaaaaggaaaaagctCATAAGACTATGGGTTGCAGAAGGGTTTATCCTGGAAAGAAAAGGGGTGACTATAGAGGAAGTAGCAGAGGAGTACCTTACAGAACTTAGTCTCCGAAGCATGATTCAAGTCACCGAGACTAATGATACTGGGAGAGTTAAAACATTTCGAGTCCATGATGTTATGCGAGAACTTGCTATGACAACATCTGAAAAAGATAACTTTTGTTCAGCATATGACGACAGAGAAGCCAGACTAGTAAGTAAAGTACAGAGACTCTCAATATATATCAGGAACGGAAATATTCATTTGAGCAACACGTTGTCACGCCATCTCCGTGCTTTCTTTGTCTTTCAAATGGAGACAAACTTGACTTTTTCCATTAATGCAGTACTGTCTAGCTTTAAACTTCTAAAAGTTTTAGAATTGGAGGGCGTATCCGTTGATGTGATCCCCAATGCTGTTGTTGGCCTATTCAACTTGAGGTATTTGAACCTCCGAGAAACCAGCATCGACAAACTTCCAAAGTCGATGGGGAGGCTAAGAAATCTTCAAACACTTGACATCCGAAACACCAACCTTGGCAAGTTACCAAGTGGAATATTAGATATACCAAGACTACGACACCTGCTACTATGTCGCCCCAAAACCTCCATTTTTCATTGTGGGTTACCAGTGGCTGCAGTAATAACGAAAATACAAAGTTTACAGACTTTAGCGTTGATTGAAGCAGAGAAAGAACTCATCCAGAAACTTGAAAACTTGACTAGCCTAAAAAGATTGGATATAACAACGCTGAAAGCAATTGATGGGCCAAAGTTATGCAGTTCAGTCAAAAAGATGACAAATCTGCGACGTCTAAGCATCACTGCAAGTACAGACACCGAAGAACTTGTGCTTGAAAGTTTAACTTCTCCTCCAGTGTTTCTCCAGAAGCTGACATTGGTTGGCCAGTTGAGTAAGTTGCCTCTATGGATGAAGTCATTAGCAAATCTAACTCACCTTTACTTGTGTTGCTCAAGTTTAGGCGATGACGTGCTTTCATCCATCCACAGTTTACCAACTCTAGCATTTTTAGAACTTAAGAATGCTTGCAGATGCAAGTTCTTGCACTTCATAGCAGGTGGATTTAAGAAGCTGAACACAATGCGGCTGTTGGAGCTTGTAGAGCTCAGCGGTCTAAGATTGGAGAAGGGTGCATTGCCAAGTATCAAGGACTTGAACCTAGTTCGATGTCGAGAGATGAGATCATCGTTACAAGGCATTGAACACCTTACTAGTCTTCAAAAGTTACATTTGGAAGAAATGCCAGCCGAATTAGTTCAAAGATTGCGAAGTAATGAGCAAGCAAATCTTCAACACATAAACACAATAAGCCTTGTGTACCTAAGTGGCGAAAGTCGAGTAGTAGAAACACTCTTTAAGTTGTGA